Genomic window (Streptococcus porcinus):
CAACAACGACTTTATTATTCTTTACATCAATCTCTGAAACTTTCAGAAGTGACTTGTAAATCATGTCTTCGCGCTCTTCTTTAGCATTCTCTGCAAAGACCGCTACTCCCACCAAATGACTATCAAACTCAGATAGCAAGCTAATCATTCCTGTGATGGTTCCTCCACCTTTAAGGAAGTCATCTACAATAAGTACCCTACTATTTGGTCGTAAACTACGTTTTGATAAAAACATTTTTTCAATACGGTCGCTAGAAGCACTAGCATAGTTAACAGATACTGTTGATCCTTCGGTAATTTTTAAATCGCGTCTAACGATAACAAAGGGGACATTTAAAATATTGGCAACTGCATTAGCCAAAGGAACCCCTTTTGTAGCAACTGTCATAACAGCATCTATTTTTTGTCCTTTGAAGGCATTGGCAATAATTCGCCCAATATTTTGTAAAATTTTTGGTGTACTTAAAAGGTCAGATAGATAAATGTAACCACCTGGTAAAATACGGTTATTTTCCGAAAGGCGTTGACATAAATCTTGGACAATAGCCCTAGCTTCTTCTTCTGAGATGCTTGGCGTAAAAATAACACCTCCACTAGCTCCCGTCAAGGTTTCAATTTCACCGATATTTGACTCTTCAAATGCTTTTTTGATAATTGCAATATCTTCTGAGATAGAAGATTTTGCGGCTTCATATTTTGTTGCAAATGTGTTTAAACTAGTTAATTTATAGGGATTGTTAATCAGGTAATTTGAGATAACAACCATTCTTTCGCTACGTCTTAATTTCATTCTGACCCCATAATAATGTACTTTAGAAAAATTATATCATAAAGGCAAAAAAAAGACGAACGTTCGCAACTGCGACAAATCGCCTTTTTAAGCTATTCTCGGACTTTTGATAATAATTTAACCAAAATGTAACATTTAGTACTTCGGTTTGTAAAATGAGCGGTTGTCCATCGCAAAAATCCGACTTGTCATCTCGCCTTCTCCGACACGATTCAGAGCTGTTAACATCATCATCATATTGGCATCAATATTGTCAATCATGTGCAACATTTCAGCTTCCATGATTCTGGGACGAACTGGGCTACCATACTCCAGTTGACCATGATGACTCAAAATCAAATGTCTAAGGACAGTAACTTCTTCTTTCGTATCATCAATTTGCAGTTCATTTATGACCTTTGTGATTTCTTCATTAATTAAAGAAATGTGGCCAATTAAGTTTCCTCGAACAGTATATTCTGTATGATCTGGACCTGTCAACTC
Coding sequences:
- the purR gene encoding pur operon repressor, which encodes MKLRRSERMVVISNYLINNPYKLTSLNTFATKYEAAKSSISEDIAIIKKAFEESNIGEIETLTGASGGVIFTPSISEEEARAIVQDLCQRLSENNRILPGGYIYLSDLLSTPKILQNIGRIIANAFKGQKIDAVMTVATKGVPLANAVANILNVPFVIVRRDLKITEGSTVSVNYASASSDRIEKMFLSKRSLRPNSRVLIVDDFLKGGGTITGMISLLSEFDSHLVGVAVFAENAKEEREDMIYKSLLKVSEIDVKNNKVVVEVGNIFND